The following are encoded together in the Microcaecilia unicolor chromosome 12, aMicUni1.1, whole genome shotgun sequence genome:
- the LOC115481664 gene encoding LOW QUALITY PROTEIN: transcription initiation factor TFIID subunit 8-like (The sequence of the model RefSeq protein was modified relative to this genomic sequence to represent the inferred CDS: deleted 1 base in 1 codon), with product MMRRGERPPNACEEGWPECESRSGGKHSSNPTDNYSLARRRTLQVVVSSLLTEAGFESAEKAAVETLTEMLQSYLSEIGRSSKSYCEHMARTQPTLSDIVVTLVEMGFNVETLPSYAKRSQRMVITAPPVTNQPMTPKALSAGQSKQHPPHIPSHFPEFPDPHTYIKTPTYREPVSDYQTLREKVASQRRDVERALTRFMAKTGETQSLFKDDINTFPLIAARPFSIPYLTPLLPSELEMQQMEETDSSEQEEQTDTETLSMHMHADDSGAEKENMSVLQQSSALQAGRNGEENVIDNPYLRPVKKPKPRRKK from the exons atgATGCGGAGGGGAGAGCGGCCCCCGAATGCGTGTGAGGAGGGGTGGCCggagtgtgagagt AGATCTGGTGGAAAACACTCATCCAATCCAACAGATAATTATTCCCTGGCTCGTCGGAGAACGCTGCAAGTGGTGGTCAGCTCCCTGTTGACAGAGGCAGGCTTTGAGAGTGCAGAAAAGGCTGCGGTTGAGACGCTGACTGAAATGCTACAAAGCT ACCTTTCTGAAATTGGCCGGAGTTCCAAGTCTTACTGCGAGCACATGGCCAGGACACAGCCAACGCTCTCAGATATCGTAGTGACCCTGGTGGAAATGG GCTTCAACGTGGAAACACTTCCTTCCTATGCGAAACGCTCCCAGCGAATGGTCATCACTGCAC CACCTGTGACAAATCAGCCAATGACCCCCAAAGCCCTGAGTGCTGGCCAGAGTAAGCAGCATCCCCCACACATCCCAAGCCACTTCCCAGAGTTCCCTGATCCACACACCTATATCAAGACACCG ACATACCGGGAGCCTGTCTCTGATTACCAGACCCTTCGGGAAAAGGTGGCATCGCAGAGACGGGATGTGGAGAGAGCGCTCACTCGTTTCATGGCCAAGACCGGTGAAACACAGAGTCTCTTCAAGGACGACATCAACACCTTTCCAT TGATTGCTGCTCGGCCATTCTCTATTCCATACCTG ACGCCCCTGCTCCCCTCCGAGCTGGAGATGCAGCAGATGGAGGAAACAGATTCTTCAGAACAGGAGGAGCAGACGGATACAGAGACCCTCTCCATGCACATGCATGCG GATGATTCTGGAGCAGAAAAGGAAAATATGTCTGTCCTACAGCAGAGCAGTGCACTGCAAGCAGGCAGAAATGGGGAGGAGAATGTGATAGACAACCCATACCTGCGCCCTGTCAAAAAACCCAAGCCACGGAGGAAGAAATGA